A stretch of the Massilia varians genome encodes the following:
- a CDS encoding tryptophan halogenase family protein, producing MHNEPIKDIVIVGGGTAGWMTAAALSTILNGRYNIRLVESDEIGIVGVGEATIPMIQRFNRVVGIDENEFMRETQGSFKLGIEFVNWGRLGERYMHGFGRLGQDLATLPFDQYWQKMRRLGKAAPLEEYSITRMASKANKFMPARFDVPNSPLRDIAHAYHFDASLYAKYLRKLSEARGVVRIEGKITRATVREPDGHVDALELENGTRVEGELFIDCSGFRGLLIEQLLETGYEDWSRWLPADRALAVPCESAPVITPYTRSTAHKSGWQWRIPLQHRTGNGHVYCSRFISDDEAAATLLANLDGRALAEPRLIRFQTGMRKLAWNRNVVALGLASGFLEPLESTSIHLIQSGIQRLLDFFPDRGWSAVDRDEYNRQSRFDYERIRDFIILHYHLNQRTDSEYWKECANMAIPDTLRHKMDMYRAHGRVVRVDNELFSEVGWIQVFEGQNMPIDGYHPLADAQSEEDIAEYLESVRGVIAKCVDVMPSHNDYIAKMCSAKKM from the coding sequence ATGCACAACGAACCAATCAAGGACATCGTCATCGTCGGCGGCGGCACCGCCGGCTGGATGACCGCGGCGGCGCTGTCGACCATCCTCAACGGCCGCTACAACATCCGCCTGGTCGAGTCGGACGAGATCGGCATCGTCGGCGTCGGCGAAGCGACCATCCCGATGATCCAGCGCTTCAACCGCGTGGTCGGCATCGACGAGAACGAATTCATGCGCGAGACCCAGGGCAGCTTCAAGCTGGGGATCGAGTTCGTCAACTGGGGCCGGCTGGGCGAACGCTACATGCACGGCTTCGGGCGCCTGGGCCAGGACCTGGCCACGCTGCCCTTCGACCAGTACTGGCAGAAGATGCGCCGCCTGGGCAAGGCCGCGCCGCTCGAGGAATATTCGATCACGCGCATGGCCTCGAAGGCCAACAAATTCATGCCGGCGCGCTTCGACGTCCCGAATTCGCCGCTGCGCGACATCGCCCATGCCTACCACTTCGACGCCAGCCTGTACGCGAAGTACCTGCGCAAGCTGTCGGAGGCGCGCGGCGTGGTGCGCATCGAAGGCAAGATTACCCGGGCGACCGTGCGCGAGCCGGACGGCCACGTCGACGCGCTCGAACTGGAAAACGGCACCCGCGTCGAGGGCGAGCTGTTCATCGACTGCTCGGGCTTCCGCGGCCTCTTGATCGAACAGCTTCTTGAAACCGGCTACGAGGACTGGTCGCGCTGGCTGCCGGCCGACCGCGCGCTGGCCGTGCCCTGCGAATCGGCGCCGGTCATCACGCCGTACACCCGCTCGACGGCGCACAAGTCGGGCTGGCAGTGGCGCATCCCGCTGCAGCACCGCACCGGCAATGGCCACGTGTACTGCAGCCGCTTCATCAGCGACGACGAAGCCGCCGCTACCCTGCTGGCCAACCTGGATGGCCGGGCGCTGGCCGAGCCGCGCCTCATCCGGTTCCAGACCGGCATGCGCAAGCTCGCCTGGAACCGCAACGTGGTGGCGCTGGGCCTGGCCAGCGGCTTCCTGGAGCCGCTCGAGTCGACCAGCATCCACCTGATCCAGTCCGGCATCCAGCGCCTGCTCGACTTCTTCCCGGACCGCGGCTGGAGCGCCGTCGACCGCGACGAGTACAACCGCCAGTCGCGCTTCGACTACGAGCGCATCCGCGACTTCATCATCCTGCACTACCACCTGAACCAGCGCACCGACTCGGAATACTGGAAAGAGTGCGCCAACATGGCGATTCCCGACACGCTGCGCCACAAGATGGACATGTACCGCGCGCACGGCCGCGTGGTCCGCGTCGACAACGAACTGTTTTCGGAAGTCGGCTGGATCCAGGTCTTCGAAGGGCAGAACATGCCGATCGACGGCTACCACCCGCTGGCCGACGCGCAGTCCGAGGAAGACATCGCCGAGTACCTCGAGAGCGTGCGCGGGGTGATCGCCAAGTGCGTCGACGTGATGCCGTCGCACAACGACTACATCGCCAAGATGTGTTCCGCCAAGAAAATGTAG
- a CDS encoding diacylglycerol/lipid kinase family protein produces MPITEPRPDAPFFIVLNAGSGHSETELRRSTIESVLASSGRSCALELVDDPSELAGKARAMAARATAEGGILVAAGGDGTINTVAHEAVLAGCPFGVLPQGTFNYFGRTHGIPEDLAEAVYALLRATLQPVQVGLLNNKIFLVNASVGLYPKLLEEREHDKRHYGRSRVVAFFSAIKMALRPHRHLRITLELDGKERRLRTTTLFVGNNRLQLEQVGMRDGLIEAVEDGQLVGIAPRPMGKLGLLRLLVRGMLGRLGDDDEVEAFAFKRLLVRTPSVYGRKRMKVAADGEVETMAMPLEFRVLEGRLLLMTQGPSRKEARPVPGAAEAA; encoded by the coding sequence ATGCCGATCACCGAGCCACGCCCCGATGCGCCGTTTTTCATCGTCCTCAACGCCGGTTCCGGCCATTCCGAGACCGAACTGAGGCGCTCGACCATCGAGAGCGTGCTGGCCTCCTCCGGCCGCAGTTGCGCCTTGGAATTGGTCGACGATCCGTCCGAACTGGCCGGGAAGGCGCGCGCCATGGCGGCGCGCGCCACGGCCGAAGGCGGCATCCTGGTGGCGGCGGGCGGCGACGGCACCATCAACACGGTGGCGCATGAAGCCGTGCTGGCGGGCTGCCCGTTCGGCGTCTTGCCGCAAGGAACATTTAACTATTTTGGCCGTACCCACGGCATTCCCGAAGACCTGGCCGAGGCCGTCTACGCGCTGCTGCGGGCGACGCTGCAGCCGGTGCAGGTAGGGCTGCTCAACAACAAGATTTTCCTCGTCAATGCCAGCGTCGGCCTGTACCCGAAACTGCTCGAGGAGCGCGAGCACGACAAGCGCCACTATGGGCGCAGCCGCGTCGTCGCGTTCTTCTCGGCCATCAAGATGGCGCTGCGTCCGCACCGGCACCTGCGCATCACGCTCGAACTCGACGGCAAGGAGCGCCGCCTGCGGACTACAACCTTGTTCGTAGGGAATAATCGCCTGCAGCTGGAGCAGGTCGGGATGCGCGACGGCCTGATCGAGGCGGTGGAGGACGGGCAACTGGTCGGCATCGCCCCGCGGCCGATGGGCAAGCTGGGCCTGCTGCGCCTGCTGGTGCGCGGCATGCTGGGGCGCCTGGGCGACGACGACGAGGTCGAAGCTTTTGCCTTCAAGCGCCTGCTGGTGCGCACGCCCTCGGTCTACGGCCGCAAGCGCATGAAGGTCGCGGCCGACGGCGAGGTGGAGACGATGGCCATGCCGCTCGAGTTCCGCGTGCTGGAAGGGCGGCTGCTCCTGATGACGCAGGGACCGTCGCGCAAGGAAGCGCGGCCGGTCCCCGGCGCGGCCGAAGCCGCCTGA
- a CDS encoding glycoside hydrolase family 13 protein: MKLFFATLLVGSAALSPFAAQAQSPAIAHMEPPFWWTGMQHKGLQLMVHGERIADLEPALAYPGVRIASVTRVPSRNFLFIDLEIGEEARPGKFDIVFKGAGRQASYAYQLLAREPGSAQRRGFDSSDAIYQVMPDRFANGDPGNDSTPDTLEKANRADGSGRHGGDIQGIVKRLDYIQRMGFTQLWPTPLVENNMPAYSYHGYAATDHYRIDPRYGSNEDFRRLSQEAKKRGIGLIQDVVLSHIGSSHWWMKDLPTPDWVNYGGKFVPTQHHRVAVQDPYASKEDADNFTRGWFVETMPDLNQSNPLVANYLIQNNIWWIEYAGLSGLRIDTFGYSDGAFLSEYTRRLMAEYPKLNMVGEEWSKLVPVVARWQRGKQNFDGYSASTPSLMDFPLAEAMRTALSDNKGGDVFTDVYETLSLDYLYPEPGNLVLFEANHDVARIWSELGEDFDRYRMMMVFLMTMPRIPQLYTGDEILMTSATGERDDASYRRDFPGGWAGDRVDAFTGKGLTAQQRAAQELVRKLANWRKGQPVIHSGKLMHYGPRDNTYVYFRYDDDKKVLVAFNNNPKEMVLDTHRFREMLAGVPGGVDVLSGKRFELGKELRLPAKASLILELEAAQ; the protein is encoded by the coding sequence ATGAAACTTTTCTTCGCCACCTTGCTGGTCGGCAGTGCCGCCCTGAGCCCCTTTGCCGCCCAGGCCCAGTCTCCCGCGATCGCCCACATGGAGCCGCCCTTCTGGTGGACCGGCATGCAGCACAAGGGCTTGCAGCTGATGGTGCACGGCGAGCGCATCGCGGACCTGGAGCCTGCCCTCGCCTATCCGGGTGTGCGCATCGCCTCGGTGACCCGGGTCCCCAGCAGGAACTTCCTGTTCATCGACCTCGAGATCGGCGAGGAAGCACGGCCGGGCAAGTTCGACATCGTGTTCAAGGGCGCGGGCCGCCAGGCCAGCTACGCCTACCAGCTGCTGGCGCGCGAGCCCGGCTCAGCCCAGCGCCGCGGCTTCGACAGCAGCGACGCGATCTACCAGGTCATGCCGGACCGCTTCGCCAACGGCGACCCCGGCAACGACAGCACCCCGGACACGCTGGAGAAGGCAAACCGTGCGGACGGCTCGGGCCGTCACGGCGGCGACATCCAGGGCATCGTCAAGCGCCTCGACTACATCCAGCGCATGGGCTTTACCCAGCTGTGGCCGACGCCGCTGGTCGAGAACAATATGCCGGCCTACTCCTACCACGGCTACGCCGCCACCGACCATTACCGCATCGATCCGCGCTACGGCAGCAACGAGGACTTCCGCCGCTTGTCGCAGGAGGCGAAGAAGCGCGGCATCGGCCTGATCCAGGACGTGGTGCTGTCGCACATCGGCAGCTCGCACTGGTGGATGAAGGACCTGCCGACCCCGGACTGGGTCAACTACGGCGGCAAGTTCGTGCCCACCCAGCACCACCGCGTCGCCGTGCAGGACCCGTACGCCTCGAAGGAAGACGCCGACAACTTCACGCGCGGCTGGTTCGTCGAGACCATGCCCGACCTGAACCAGTCGAACCCGCTGGTGGCGAACTACCTCATCCAGAACAACATCTGGTGGATCGAGTATGCCGGCCTGTCGGGACTGCGGATCGATACCTTCGGCTATTCGGACGGCGCCTTCCTGAGCGAATACACGCGGCGCCTGATGGCCGAGTACCCGAAGCTGAACATGGTCGGCGAAGAATGGAGCAAGCTGGTGCCAGTGGTGGCGCGCTGGCAGCGCGGCAAGCAGAACTTCGACGGCTATTCGGCCTCCACCCCGAGCCTGATGGACTTCCCGCTGGCCGAAGCCATGCGCACGGCACTCAGCGACAACAAGGGCGGCGACGTCTTCACCGACGTCTACGAGACGCTCTCGCTCGACTACCTGTACCCGGAACCGGGCAACCTGGTGCTGTTCGAGGCCAACCACGACGTCGCGCGCATCTGGAGCGAACTGGGCGAAGACTTCGACCGCTACCGGATGATGATGGTGTTCCTGATGACGATGCCGCGCATCCCGCAGCTGTACACCGGCGACGAGATCCTGATGACCAGCGCCACCGGCGAGCGCGACGACGCCAGCTACCGCCGCGACTTCCCCGGCGGCTGGGCCGGCGACCGGGTCGACGCCTTCACCGGCAAGGGCCTCACGGCGCAGCAGCGCGCGGCCCAGGAGCTGGTGCGCAAGCTGGCCAACTGGCGCAAGGGCCAGCCGGTGATCCACAGCGGCAAGCTGATGCATTACGGCCCGCGCGACAATACCTATGTCTACTTCCGCTACGACGACGACAAGAAGGTGCTGGTCGCCTTCAACAACAACCCGAAGGAGATGGTGCTGGACACCCACCGCTTCCGCGAGATGCTGGCCGGGGTGCCGGGCGGCGTCGATGTCCTGAGCGGCAAGCGTTTCGAGCTGGGCAAGGAGCTGCGCCTGCCGGCAAAGGCAAGCCTGATCCTGGAACTGGAGGCGGCACAATGA
- a CDS encoding GNAT family N-acetyltransferase: MRPHPREVLRTERLRLRLADTGDAPVFLELFNDPAFIRHIGDRGVRSLAAAVQAIEDGPMAMQRTRGHSMYLVEACGEGGEAVPVGLSGLIKREALEDVDLGYAFLARHRGRGYAFEAARAVVAHARTLGIARLAAITTPGNAPSIALLLRLGMRFVGMRTVVAGEPALNLYRMDLPEAR, encoded by the coding sequence GTGAGGCCGCACCCGCGCGAAGTCCTGCGTACCGAACGCCTGCGCCTGCGCCTGGCCGACACGGGCGACGCACCGGTGTTCCTGGAACTGTTCAACGATCCCGCCTTCATCAGGCATATCGGCGACCGCGGCGTGCGCAGCCTCGCCGCGGCGGTGCAAGCGATCGAGGACGGGCCGATGGCGATGCAGCGCACGCGCGGCCATTCCATGTACCTGGTCGAAGCCTGCGGGGAGGGCGGCGAGGCGGTGCCGGTCGGCCTGTCCGGCCTGATCAAGCGCGAGGCGCTGGAAGACGTCGACCTCGGCTACGCCTTCCTGGCGCGCCACCGCGGCCGGGGCTATGCCTTCGAAGCCGCCCGGGCCGTGGTCGCGCATGCGCGCACGCTCGGCATCGCGCGGCTGGCGGCCATCACCACGCCGGGCAACGCCCCCTCGATCGCGCTGCTGCTCAGGCTGGGGATGCGCTTCGTCGGAATGCGAACCGTGGTGGCGGGCGAGCCCGCACTGAACCTGTACCGGATGGACTTGCCGGAGGCGCGTTAG
- a CDS encoding MGH1-like glycoside hydrolase domain-containing protein has translation MKRSLLATAAFLACLGASAQDKELYIRGAFNGWGTDNALAHKGQGVYEADILVSPGNHAFKVGSRDWSDEWVLDANKSVTVAPNTPYRLATQAGPEDYLFVRRTGTYRFTVDASNPAAPSLRVLRLDTPQAAGTADPHAGHAAVATLQWPTWDGKRETARFSSPDPGAPLRRYVHSTTLSLRDPGPQHSDYAEQPGLPRIRTGNLAFDALFALAGAEMRQDSVSHIRDGNYNGGAAIACECFATGEKWHYVWTRDLSYAADLGLALLDPQRVRNSLEFKLSGWRKGVPVAPQVAGKGDATEDGLQIVQDTGSGGSWPVSTDRVTWAFAAEETLRALPARERAAFARRALPALVNTIENDRIAAFDAKTGLYMGEQSFLDWRDQSYASWIPGELAFMSTSKSLSTNVGHVQALKLASTLARGQGDQARAERYAKWADALTRAINSQLWLDDAGMYSSLTAGHFDGAPMHKFDWLGQSLAIISGVASEERARSILARYPHGPMGAPVIWPQQPDMPVYHNRALWPFVTGYGLRAATHAKNVAVADAAYDSLMRGAALNMSNMENLEWLSGQPLLLDERKPNLIGPVINSRRQLWSVGAYLGMVVGEVFGVSLQDDALALRPFVTARLRREMFAASNEIALHDLRLHGKRVDVRLRLPAASRADGYYLVDQVLLNGQASGDSIPLARLQDRNQVEIVLGRLAPGQQDIRRVKDDPYADGGATFGPREPTIAALKRDAKGVTLQIAGAPEEQGVSYSVYRDGKRVAEGLPAGSWIDRSANAFGCYAVEAQAAASNNRSHHSAPRCVDAGIEIAVTDARTVSNLKPVAPTARFPSPRLQAWGRPGDRFAVDRIAIPAAGNYQVQVRYHNAANQVNLGISGGVKWLAVKDGRGRIVAQGVVQLPHAPLTKANTPSVYSTPLAARLGRGSYRIEMSDFYNMSYLDSNSSFSAAGGLTGPSNRFDIYGVRLLRTN, from the coding sequence ATGAAGCGCAGCCTGCTGGCCACCGCCGCCTTCCTGGCCTGCCTGGGCGCGAGCGCACAGGACAAGGAACTGTACATCCGCGGCGCCTTCAACGGCTGGGGTACCGACAACGCGCTCGCCCACAAGGGCCAGGGCGTCTACGAGGCCGACATCCTGGTCAGTCCCGGCAACCATGCATTCAAGGTGGGCAGCCGCGACTGGAGCGACGAGTGGGTGCTTGATGCCAACAAGAGCGTGACGGTGGCGCCGAACACGCCCTACCGGCTCGCGACCCAGGCCGGCCCGGAAGACTACCTGTTCGTGCGCCGCACCGGCACCTACCGCTTCACGGTGGACGCCTCCAACCCGGCCGCGCCGAGCCTGCGCGTGCTGCGCCTGGACACGCCGCAGGCGGCAGGCACCGCCGACCCGCACGCCGGGCACGCCGCCGTCGCGACGCTCCAGTGGCCGACCTGGGACGGCAAACGGGAAACGGCGCGCTTCTCCTCGCCCGACCCCGGTGCGCCGCTGCGCCGCTATGTCCACTCCACCACCCTGAGCCTGCGCGATCCCGGCCCACAGCACAGCGACTACGCCGAGCAGCCCGGCCTGCCGCGCATCCGCACCGGCAACCTGGCCTTCGATGCCCTGTTCGCGCTGGCCGGCGCCGAGATGCGCCAGGACTCGGTCAGCCATATCCGCGACGGCAACTACAACGGCGGCGCCGCCATCGCCTGCGAGTGCTTCGCGACCGGCGAGAAGTGGCACTACGTGTGGACCCGCGACCTGTCGTATGCGGCCGACCTGGGCCTGGCCCTGCTCGACCCGCAGCGGGTGCGCAACTCGCTCGAATTCAAGCTGTCCGGCTGGCGCAAGGGCGTGCCGGTCGCGCCCCAGGTCGCCGGCAAGGGTGACGCAACTGAGGACGGCCTGCAGATCGTGCAGGACACCGGCAGCGGCGGCAGCTGGCCGGTCAGCACCGACCGCGTCACCTGGGCCTTCGCGGCCGAGGAAACCCTGCGCGCCCTGCCCGCCCGGGAACGCGCCGCGTTCGCACGGCGCGCGCTGCCGGCGCTCGTCAACACGATCGAGAACGACCGCATCGCCGCCTTCGATGCGAAGACCGGCCTGTACATGGGCGAGCAGTCCTTCCTCGACTGGCGCGACCAGAGCTACGCGTCGTGGATCCCGGGCGAACTGGCCTTCATGTCGACCTCGAAGTCGCTGTCGACCAACGTCGGCCACGTCCAGGCCCTGAAGCTGGCATCGACCCTGGCGCGCGGGCAAGGCGACCAGGCCCGGGCGGAGCGCTACGCCAAGTGGGCAGACGCGCTGACCCGCGCCATCAATTCCCAGCTCTGGCTGGACGATGCCGGCATGTACAGCAGCCTGACCGCCGGTCACTTCGACGGCGCGCCGATGCACAAGTTCGACTGGCTCGGCCAGTCGCTCGCCATCATCAGCGGCGTCGCCAGCGAGGAACGCGCGCGCTCGATCCTGGCGCGCTACCCGCACGGGCCGATGGGCGCGCCGGTCATTTGGCCGCAGCAGCCGGACATGCCGGTCTACCACAACCGCGCCCTGTGGCCCTTCGTCACGGGCTACGGCCTGCGGGCGGCCACCCACGCGAAGAACGTGGCGGTGGCCGATGCGGCCTACGACTCGCTGATGCGCGGCGCGGCCCTGAACATGTCGAACATGGAGAACCTCGAGTGGCTGTCCGGCCAGCCGCTGCTGCTCGACGAACGCAAGCCGAACCTGATCGGGCCGGTGATCAACTCGCGGCGCCAGCTGTGGTCCGTGGGAGCCTATCTGGGCATGGTGGTGGGCGAGGTGTTCGGGGTATCGCTCCAGGACGATGCGCTGGCCTTGCGCCCCTTCGTCACCGCCAGATTGCGCCGCGAGATGTTCGCGGCATCGAACGAGATCGCCCTGCACGATCTGCGCCTGCACGGCAAGCGCGTCGACGTACGCCTGCGGCTGCCGGCGGCAAGCCGGGCAGACGGCTACTACCTGGTCGACCAGGTCCTGCTGAATGGCCAGGCAAGCGGCGACAGCATTCCCCTTGCGCGGCTCCAGGACCGGAACCAGGTCGAGATCGTGCTCGGCCGGCTGGCGCCCGGGCAGCAGGACATCCGCCGCGTGAAGGACGATCCGTACGCGGACGGCGGCGCCACCTTCGGCCCGCGCGAACCCACGATCGCGGCATTGAAGCGCGACGCCAAGGGCGTGACGCTGCAGATCGCGGGCGCCCCGGAGGAACAAGGCGTGAGCTACAGCGTGTACCGCGACGGCAAGCGCGTGGCCGAGGGCCTGCCTGCGGGCAGCTGGATCGATCGATCCGCGAACGCCTTCGGCTGCTATGCGGTGGAAGCGCAGGCCGCGGCCAGCAACAACCGCAGCCACCACAGCGCCCCGCGCTGCGTCGACGCCGGCATCGAGATCGCCGTCACCGATGCGCGCACCGTCTCCAACCTGAAGCCGGTTGCGCCGACTGCCCGCTTCCCGAGCCCGCGCCTGCAAGCCTGGGGCCGGCCGGGCGACCGCTTCGCCGTCGACCGCATCGCCATCCCCGCGGCCGGCAACTACCAGGTGCAGGTCCGTTACCACAACGCGGCCAACCAGGTGAACCTGGGCATCAGCGGCGGCGTGAAGTGGCTGGCCGTGAAGGACGGGCGCGGCCGGATCGTGGCGCAGGGTGTGGTGCAGTTGCCGCATGCGCCGCTGACGAAGGCGAATACCCCCAGCGTGTATTCGACGCCGCTGGCGGCGCGCCTGGGGCGCGGCAGCTACCGCATCGAGATGAGCGACTTCTACAATATGAGCTATCTCGACAGCAATAGCAGCTTCAGCGCGGCGGGTGGCCTCACGGGACCGTCGAACCGCTTCGACATCTATGGGGTCCGCCTGCTCAGGACGAATTAA
- a CDS encoding TonB-dependent receptor, translating to MNIFATKRAGEPARLAFQLSPVAAGCAVFLSVFAGSAYAQATAQDNTTTTTSATSSVATQPNSAEQAAAAAEPTPAGATANVQPGVATVQVTGIRRGIEAAISIKKNSSSIVEAISAEDIGKLPDQSVADSISRLPGVSAQRGRSSGKSSDISVRGLAPSFNGTLLNGREMASTGNARSPEFDLFPAELMGSIVMYKTPDASVIGQGLASTIDLRTVQPLDFGKRTVAVSYKKTRLGVKHPDGLPEGDGKRATLSYIDQFANRTIGVAMGFTRYEETGGGQTTFNSWGTAEMDFNGGKVKTPGGFGYDTVTDSHERDGAFASLQFRPNKNFKSTVDLFYSAGETGQKKTGFEGGVAYNGGGAYELPHVLSAATVSNGVATSGTLSNWKGVVRNHYEGAEDDLKTIGWNSELKIADWTTSADLTWSKATKLGSRYETTAGLAGRAQDTLRYTNFNGSNVTEVKYTPGSNYADAGVARLTDVMGWSGGEGSPQAGYLAQPYVEDTVKAVRLTAKRGLEWGPLTGASFGFNHTSRDKARTGDEGRLVIKGGAGPYAAVAMPGGVAAQAGNSGFNVLSWDPRGSLGSVYELAQKVDADIYNKYWDVRERINTAYVMGDLEGEMFGLGYRGNVGLQAIHTNQTGGGYVIDKARCVGNTAQTCPAQRVSESDSYWDVLPSANLSFDLQNEQMVRLGLAKVVSRANLDDLRAGQNFGLASQGVSILTGSGGNPQLKPFRAKAFDLSYEKYFGNKGYISAAYFYKKLDSYIIRVPRMYDYRPYITPTTPLPLTGPYAGSTMGLFTQPVNGDGGNLKGFELAVNVPFSMLTQYLDGFGVMVNHSDTKSSVNLPETGFANVNGDMTSIPLPGLSRKVTNLRLYYEKNGFQIAAAARKRSSFLGQVSDFQDNAQLTFIKGETIVDLQASYEIQRGWLKGVSLYAQAQNWNNAPFLEFTDDENNPSNRRAYGRTYHFGASYKF from the coding sequence ATGAATATCTTCGCAACCAAGCGCGCTGGTGAGCCGGCCCGCCTTGCATTCCAGCTGAGCCCGGTTGCCGCCGGCTGCGCAGTCTTCCTGTCCGTGTTCGCGGGCAGCGCCTACGCGCAAGCGACCGCGCAGGACAACACCACCACGACCACCAGCGCCACGTCGAGCGTCGCCACCCAGCCGAATTCGGCCGAGCAGGCGGCTGCCGCCGCCGAGCCGACGCCTGCGGGCGCCACTGCGAACGTCCAGCCGGGCGTCGCCACCGTCCAGGTGACCGGTATCCGCCGCGGCATCGAAGCGGCCATCTCGATCAAGAAGAATTCCAGCTCGATCGTCGAAGCCATCTCGGCCGAAGACATCGGCAAGCTGCCGGACCAGAGCGTCGCCGATTCGATCTCGCGCCTGCCGGGCGTGTCGGCCCAGCGCGGCCGCAGCTCGGGCAAGTCCTCGGACATCTCGGTGCGCGGCCTGGCGCCGAGCTTCAACGGCACCCTGCTGAACGGCCGCGAAATGGCCTCGACCGGCAACGCCCGCTCGCCTGAGTTCGACCTGTTCCCGGCCGAACTGATGGGTTCCATCGTCATGTACAAGACCCCGGACGCCAGCGTCATCGGCCAGGGCCTGGCCTCGACCATCGACCTGCGCACCGTGCAGCCGCTGGACTTCGGCAAGCGCACCGTCGCCGTCAGCTACAAGAAGACCCGCCTGGGCGTGAAGCACCCGGACGGACTGCCGGAAGGCGACGGCAAGCGCGCCACCCTGTCGTACATCGACCAGTTCGCGAACCGCACCATCGGCGTGGCCATGGGCTTCACCCGCTACGAAGAGACCGGCGGCGGCCAGACCACCTTCAACTCCTGGGGCACCGCGGAGATGGACTTCAACGGTGGCAAGGTCAAGACCCCGGGCGGCTTCGGCTACGACACCGTGACCGATTCGCACGAGCGTGACGGCGCGTTTGCCTCGCTGCAGTTCCGTCCGAATAAAAACTTCAAGTCGACCGTCGACCTGTTCTACTCGGCCGGCGAAACCGGCCAGAAGAAGACCGGCTTCGAAGGCGGCGTCGCCTACAACGGCGGCGGCGCCTACGAGCTGCCGCACGTGCTGAGCGCGGCGACCGTGTCGAACGGCGTCGCCACCAGCGGCACCCTGAGCAACTGGAAAGGCGTGGTGCGTAACCACTACGAAGGCGCGGAAGACGACCTCAAGACCATCGGCTGGAACAGCGAGCTGAAGATCGCCGACTGGACCACCAGCGCCGACCTGACCTGGTCGAAGGCGACCAAGCTGGGCTCGCGCTACGAGACCACCGCCGGTCTGGCCGGCCGCGCCCAGGACACCCTGCGCTACACCAACTTCAACGGCAGCAACGTCACCGAAGTGAAGTACACCCCGGGCTCGAACTACGCCGACGCCGGCGTCGCGCGCCTGACCGACGTGATGGGCTGGTCGGGCGGCGAAGGCTCGCCGCAGGCAGGCTACCTGGCCCAGCCTTACGTGGAAGACACCGTCAAGGCCGTGCGCCTGACCGCCAAGCGCGGCCTCGAATGGGGTCCGCTGACCGGCGCCAGCTTCGGCTTCAACCACACCTCGCGCGACAAGGCGCGCACCGGCGACGAAGGTCGCCTGGTGATCAAGGGTGGCGCCGGCCCGTACGCGGCCGTGGCGATGCCGGGCGGCGTGGCTGCCCAGGCCGGCAATTCGGGCTTCAACGTGCTGTCGTGGGATCCGCGCGGCTCGCTCGGTTCGGTCTACGAACTGGCGCAGAAGGTCGACGCCGACATCTACAACAAGTACTGGGACGTGCGCGAGCGCATCAACACCGCCTACGTGATGGGTGACCTGGAAGGCGAGATGTTCGGCCTGGGCTACCGCGGCAACGTCGGCCTGCAGGCGATCCACACCAACCAGACCGGCGGCGGCTACGTCATCGACAAGGCCCGTTGCGTCGGCAACACCGCGCAGACCTGCCCGGCGCAGCGCGTGAGCGAAAGCGACAGCTACTGGGATGTCCTGCCGAGCGCCAACCTGTCCTTCGACCTGCAGAACGAGCAGATGGTCCGCCTCGGCCTGGCCAAGGTGGTCTCGCGCGCCAACCTGGACGACCTGCGCGCCGGCCAGAACTTCGGCCTGGCATCGCAGGGCGTGTCGATCCTGACCGGTTCGGGCGGCAATCCGCAGTTGAAGCCGTTCCGCGCCAAGGCATTCGACCTGTCGTACGAGAAGTACTTCGGCAACAAGGGCTACATCAGCGCCGCCTACTTCTACAAGAAGCTCGACAGCTACATCATCCGCGTGCCGCGCATGTACGACTATCGTCCGTACATCACGCCGACCACCCCGCTGCCGCTGACCGGTCCGTACGCCGGCTCGACCATGGGCCTGTTCACCCAGCCGGTCAACGGCGACGGTGGCAACCTGAAGGGCTTCGAGCTGGCCGTGAACGTGCCGTTCTCGATGCTGACCCAGTACCTGGACGGCTTCGGCGTGATGGTCAACCACTCGGACACGAAGAGCAGCGTGAACCTGCCGGAAACGGGCTTTGCCAACGTGAACGGCGACATGACCAGCATCCCGCTGCCGGGCCTGTCGCGCAAGGTGACCAACCTGCGCCTGTACTACGAGAAGAACGGCTTCCAGATCGCCGCCGCGGCGCGCAAGCGTTCGAGCTTCCTGGGCCAGGTCTCGGACTTCCAGGACAACGCGCAGCTCACCTTTATCAAGGGTGAGACCATCGTCGACCTGCAGGCGTCGTACGAGATCCAGCGCGGTTGGCTGAAGGGCGTGAGCCTGTATGCCCAGGCGCAGAACTGGAACAACGCACCGTTCCTCGAGTTCACCGACGACGAGAACAACCCGTCGAACCGCCGCGCCTACGGCCGTACCTACCACTTCGGCGCCAGCTACAAGTTCTGA